AAAACGCCCTATTTCGTCTCGCGCTTCTCGTCTCAGTTTTTGATAGGGTGAAATGGCCGCAGTAATCGTGACACCTCCTATCCTGGTTAAAAGTTTGGCGACATATGCAATGCGCCGGATGTTTTCATCGCGATCAGGCTTTGAAAATCCCAAACCTTTTGTCAGCCGTCTCCGAACCTCGTCGCCATCTAAAATTTCCGTAGGATACTGTAGATTCACGAATCGTTGATACAGCATTTGTGCCAATGTGCTCTTTCCAGAACACGGTAATCCCGTAAACCAGACTGTAAACCCTTCCGTGCCCATAGTTCCTCCATACATTAGAGCCACCGGTATGCCCAACCGGGAATATAGTGACGTTGCTTGTTAAAAGCGACTCCAAGAACCCGTCCACCTCGCCTGATAATCCGATCCTTGAGCGTAAGAATAATCGGGGATCGTGTTTTTTCAGCTTCCACAACCATCACAACGCCATCCACCGCAGCACTCAGAGCCAAACTATCCACAGATGAGCCAAGCGGCGGAGAATCGATGAGTATAAGATCAAACTGTTTTCGAAGGAATTCCCAGATTCGCCGATAGTCCGTATGACTCGTGGAAACATGTAGATTCGACTGTCTGTTGTCGGCGAAACGAGATAGAGAGATTCGCGTTTGCTCCACTCGTGTGATGACTGAGTCCATTGAACCGCCATTCTGCATGAGACTTTGCAATGGTTCTCTTGGATGAACTCCGAATGCTTGATGCTGAGAGGAAGAAGGCTGGAAATCCACATCGATTAATAAGACTGACTTGCCATATTGTTTGGCGATAACTTTGCCATATTCCCGAAGAATGCTCGACGTTCCCACACCCGAATGACTGCCGATAAACTGCAGAATATTGCTCTGCGTATCGGGCAGCAGAGATGTAATCGATTGATGAAGTTGGAGCATTTCCGGCTCCATTGACAGGCCGGCGTTGCCATAATCCAACACCGGTTCCTCCTCAGCAAGAGTCCGGACGACAGGGGGAAGAGTATCCTCCTTTTTCTCAAGAGGCTTTTCAACGAACAACGGGGGTACTAGTCTCTCTCGACTTTTGGAATCCTGCTCCGTATAGGCATATTGTAAGGCTTCATACATTTTGCTCATGTAACAAACCCTTCGTTCACGACAGACTACATACAATACGGACCAATTGGTTCTCGCATTGCTATCGCGTCATCATCCTGACGGCGATGACCATTGTACAAACCTTTTTCCTCTCTTTCCTTCAGACTGCCATACATTCCAATACTTGACCAACACCCTGATATTCTCAAAGTCTACCTCATCAGTGTTCGTCCTTTTGTGATTGAGAAAATGTGGGAAACGCCACCTTTTGACCGGGGAAAATTTTTCTCGCATTTCGGATGTGAGGATTATATTTGAGAACATGTTCGACGTATTCAGG
The genomic region above belongs to Nitrospirales bacterium and contains:
- the cysC gene encoding adenylyl-sulfate kinase, whose product is MGTEGFTVWFTGLPCSGKSTLAQMLYQRFVNLQYPTEILDGDEVRRRLTKGLGFSKPDRDENIRRIAYVAKLLTRIGGVTITAAISPYQKLRREARDEIGRFVEVYVQCPIDVCIKRDVKGHYAKAQRGEITNFTGVSDPYEPPENPEIVVMTDKESPEVCIDKILEYLSHNQYIRMMRKVENARHADNQRIVSCS
- a CDS encoding CpsD/CapB family tyrosine-protein kinase codes for the protein MSKMYEALQYAYTEQDSKSRERLVPPLFVEKPLEKKEDTLPPVVRTLAEEEPVLDYGNAGLSMEPEMLQLHQSITSLLPDTQSNILQFIGSHSGVGTSSILREYGKVIAKQYGKSVLLIDVDFQPSSSQHQAFGVHPREPLQSLMQNGGSMDSVITRVEQTRISLSRFADNRQSNLHVSTSHTDYRRIWEFLRKQFDLILIDSPPLGSSVDSLALSAAVDGVVMVVEAEKTRSPIILTLKDRIIRRGGRVLGVAFNKQRHYIPGWAYRWL